The proteins below are encoded in one region of Bremerella sp. P1:
- a CDS encoding sulfatase-like hydrolase/transferase: MKFPCLILLAYLILLPTTATLAAAGEQRPNVLFIAIDDLNDWVGFLGGHPQALTPNMDRLAARGIVFTNAHCVSPACNPSRAAVFTGQMPWRTQVWSNKSPKLFDLHKNIPVLPDSFREAGYATFGTGKLMHSGDSANKRLFEHSFATEQRWSPLTREQARYTKHELPSKGTKQPRHLVQFGEQQIVLPLNGMPSDRNPDSTEGESFDWGPFDVPDSAMGDAQITSWAIEQLSSSVQKQGPPFFMGVGYYRPHIPLFAPAKYFERFNDAPVKLPVVRRNDLDDLSSTAKRWALEPVTAGKHDTVIKHDQWHAAVKAYLASTTFVDAQIGRLVDALDAGEFGDNTLIVVWSDHGWHLGEKQHWGKWTGWERSTRVPLIIIPPKRLSERFAKPGSRCAVPVSLLDIYPTLLELCDLKPSQELDGESLVPLLHRPDRNSDRVAYTSFNLGNISIRDRRWRLIRYADGHHELYDLEKDPHELTNLAGDIKYEKVIKQLEREIPVEALPKAEQHEFQRLKSRVRRFYADLVYDHCSPLLFHTDFSSLDFKDLSISEDDHYSIAEALPERLEIVDAPLIDRYIKAAKFTVPFANGAFRSELSLPHEKGFQERWYAASIFIPSDWEQDLGGGDDIVMQWHAIPGNWKATYPNVALSVKGDQWYLRRSFGSPQTKPTRESECLGDVNKGKWTRWIFHIDWSPEKDGVIEAWKDELKILELTGPNVYGTIGVDYTPYMKFGIYHPSWKHAQPVTDSTQAVGHTVYFTDISVGSKRANLLSLQPIPSTATESTER, encoded by the coding sequence TGGGTTGGCTTCCTAGGAGGACATCCCCAGGCACTGACGCCGAACATGGACCGACTTGCGGCTCGCGGCATCGTTTTCACAAATGCCCACTGCGTTTCGCCGGCATGTAATCCCTCACGAGCGGCTGTCTTCACAGGCCAAATGCCATGGCGAACCCAGGTATGGTCGAACAAGAGTCCTAAATTATTTGACTTACATAAAAACATCCCGGTTCTACCAGATTCATTTCGCGAGGCGGGTTATGCGACTTTTGGGACTGGGAAACTGATGCACTCGGGAGATTCCGCCAACAAGCGACTATTCGAGCACTCATTTGCCACAGAACAGCGTTGGAGCCCGCTTACAAGAGAGCAAGCACGCTATACAAAACATGAGCTTCCGTCCAAAGGAACGAAGCAGCCAAGACATCTTGTCCAGTTTGGTGAACAACAAATTGTACTACCACTCAATGGTATGCCCTCGGATCGTAATCCTGATTCAACCGAGGGTGAATCATTTGACTGGGGTCCGTTTGACGTTCCAGATTCTGCGATGGGCGATGCGCAGATAACAAGCTGGGCTATTGAGCAACTCAGCTCAAGTGTTCAGAAACAAGGTCCCCCCTTCTTCATGGGCGTTGGTTACTATCGACCACACATACCACTTTTTGCTCCGGCCAAATACTTCGAGCGCTTTAATGATGCCCCAGTCAAGTTGCCAGTTGTCAGGCGCAATGACTTAGACGATCTTAGTAGTACGGCGAAACGCTGGGCACTCGAACCTGTCACTGCAGGCAAGCATGATACAGTAATCAAACACGACCAATGGCATGCCGCGGTGAAAGCCTACCTGGCAAGCACGACGTTTGTGGATGCCCAGATCGGACGTCTTGTCGATGCGCTCGATGCCGGGGAATTTGGCGACAATACGTTGATTGTCGTTTGGAGCGACCATGGCTGGCACCTGGGCGAGAAGCAACACTGGGGTAAGTGGACCGGCTGGGAGCGATCAACTCGAGTCCCCTTAATCATTATTCCCCCGAAACGACTTTCCGAGAGGTTCGCCAAGCCTGGTTCACGCTGTGCAGTTCCAGTTAGCCTGCTCGACATCTACCCAACACTGTTAGAACTGTGTGATTTGAAGCCCTCACAAGAACTCGATGGTGAAAGCCTTGTTCCCCTTTTGCATCGGCCCGATCGCAACTCTGATCGAGTTGCTTATACCTCTTTCAATTTAGGAAACATTTCGATTCGGGATAGGCGATGGCGACTTATTCGCTATGCAGATGGTCATCATGAATTGTACGACCTGGAGAAAGACCCCCACGAGTTAACCAATCTGGCAGGCGACATCAAATATGAAAAGGTGATCAAACAGCTTGAACGTGAGATTCCAGTCGAAGCCTTACCCAAAGCTGAACAACACGAATTCCAGCGACTCAAGAGCCGAGTACGTCGATTCTACGCGGATCTGGTCTATGATCACTGTTCGCCGCTCCTGTTTCACACGGACTTCTCATCTCTAGACTTCAAAGATCTATCCATCTCGGAAGACGACCACTATTCCATCGCCGAGGCCTTGCCTGAACGCTTGGAGATTGTTGATGCCCCTTTAATAGACCGCTACATTAAGGCAGCCAAGTTCACGGTCCCCTTTGCAAACGGAGCGTTTCGTAGCGAGTTGTCCCTTCCTCACGAGAAAGGGTTTCAGGAGCGGTGGTACGCCGCAAGTATTTTTATTCCCTCAGACTGGGAACAAGACCTCGGGGGCGGAGATGACATTGTAATGCAGTGGCATGCAATCCCCGGAAACTGGAAAGCCACCTACCCCAATGTGGCGTTAAGCGTTAAAGGAGATCAGTGGTATCTCCGACGTAGTTTCGGGTCGCCCCAGACAAAGCCAACTCGCGAGTCCGAATGTCTTGGCGATGTCAATAAAGGAAAGTGGACGCGGTGGATATTCCATATTGATTGGTCGCCCGAGAAGGACGGAGTAATCGAGGCATGGAAAGATGAACTGAAAATATTGGAACTGACGGGGCCTAATGTCTACGGCACGATCGGCGTCGACTATACACCCTACATGAAATTCGGAATCTATCACCCATCCTGGAAACACGCTCAGCCAGTCACCGACTCCACTCAAGCAGTTGGTCACACAGTCTACTTCACTGATATTTCTGTTGGAAGCAAACGCGCAAACTTACTCAGCCTTCAACCAATTCCATCCACCGCCACTGAATCCACAGAACGATAG
- a CDS encoding DUF1592 domain-containing protein has protein sequence MQRQISRANETSYWILVFLIANLLIDGLSCRLKANEIHLQPYFNQYCVRCHGSEEANGEINLDHFMSTSTDNLETLQAAMEAVEERRMPPEDEAQLNDKDRDTFLSLLKAQLSQVTERPGHFRIRKLSAQEYRNTMRSLFGFELEEAFIKTHESLSEKSLILKLMPPDPPGASGFTNDTRGHRMTSVAWDRYVYIADLAVYQLLKSPKRREQLETFTGPIGDDGMTPHQAQQLLREFLVRAWRRDIPEDVVTDFLSSTQGKTGDDLIDAVATEMQTILNSPQFLYRGVLVEPVPGKIVPVDPFELAERLSYFLWADMPDEELLEVARSQELLKEDVYQKQIDRMLDSPKARSLTEDFAKQWLKIGEIYKSDKRPYIANALQDQPYDFINSLISDDRPLMELIDSETTFVNFHLRNYYAKDMDQLEKYRSAEGIEKETLPLQKIRLENTPGRGGLLTMPGVLAMNRGPIMRGVWMLERIVGDHLGEPPPNVEPVKQKLGDKRSFREKFAEHRSNSTCAVCHNRIDALGFALQAYDEEGAYFLADDYETQQRRRRPANASSLLPSPEELDSSGRLPSGEQFRSFDELKNILTGSYRERIVRNIVCQMTSYALCRPVELHDQPTIDRLTSNLSDPNATWRDLIHGVATSLPFKQACFPLEPGDTTNVHSD, from the coding sequence ATGCAACGACAAATATCACGAGCCAATGAGACCTCCTATTGGATTTTGGTGTTCTTGATCGCAAACCTTCTCATCGATGGGCTTTCTTGCCGTCTCAAGGCCAACGAAATTCACTTGCAGCCATATTTCAATCAGTACTGTGTGCGATGTCATGGATCCGAAGAAGCAAATGGCGAAATCAATTTAGACCACTTCATGAGCACGTCGACAGATAACCTGGAGACATTGCAGGCAGCTATGGAGGCGGTGGAAGAAAGGAGGATGCCTCCCGAAGACGAAGCGCAACTGAATGATAAAGACAGGGACACCTTTCTCTCCCTTTTAAAGGCCCAGCTATCACAAGTAACTGAGCGACCAGGTCACTTCCGAATCCGAAAGCTCTCCGCGCAAGAATATCGCAATACCATGCGTTCGCTCTTCGGATTTGAACTTGAAGAAGCATTTATTAAGACGCATGAGTCACTCTCTGAGAAATCACTCATTCTTAAGCTTATGCCGCCAGACCCACCAGGCGCCAGTGGTTTTACTAACGATACGCGGGGGCACAGAATGACTAGCGTTGCCTGGGATCGTTACGTGTACATTGCAGACCTCGCCGTCTACCAACTGTTAAAGTCGCCCAAACGCAGGGAACAACTTGAGACTTTCACAGGCCCAATTGGTGACGATGGAATGACGCCCCATCAAGCCCAACAGTTACTGCGTGAGTTCCTAGTTCGCGCTTGGCGGAGGGATATTCCAGAAGATGTCGTTACAGACTTTCTCTCTTCTACCCAAGGCAAGACAGGCGACGACCTGATAGATGCAGTTGCCACCGAAATGCAAACGATTCTTAACTCGCCTCAGTTTCTATATCGCGGAGTCTTGGTTGAACCTGTCCCTGGGAAAATCGTACCAGTTGATCCTTTTGAGCTTGCCGAGCGACTGAGCTACTTCCTTTGGGCTGATATGCCCGACGAGGAGTTGCTTGAAGTAGCTCGCTCCCAAGAACTCTTAAAAGAAGATGTATACCAAAAACAAATCGATCGGATGCTCGATTCCCCAAAGGCGAGGAGTTTAACTGAAGATTTCGCAAAGCAGTGGCTCAAAATTGGTGAAATTTATAAGTCCGACAAGCGGCCTTATATCGCTAACGCGTTGCAAGACCAACCTTACGACTTCATCAACTCGCTCATATCAGATGATCGACCACTAATGGAATTGATCGATTCAGAGACAACTTTCGTCAATTTCCATTTGCGAAATTACTATGCCAAGGACATGGATCAACTGGAAAAGTATCGATCAGCTGAGGGTATCGAGAAAGAAACTCTTCCCCTTCAGAAGATACGTCTCGAGAATACGCCGGGGCGTGGGGGCCTACTGACCATGCCAGGCGTTCTCGCTATGAATCGAGGGCCAATCATGCGCGGAGTATGGATGCTAGAACGCATTGTCGGTGATCACCTGGGCGAACCGCCTCCAAATGTCGAGCCGGTGAAGCAGAAGCTAGGGGATAAGCGGTCATTCCGCGAGAAGTTTGCCGAGCATCGATCTAATTCGACTTGTGCGGTGTGTCATAACCGGATCGATGCTCTTGGTTTCGCACTCCAGGCATATGACGAAGAAGGTGCCTATTTTCTGGCAGACGATTACGAAACACAGCAAAGACGAAGAAGACCAGCAAACGCCTCATCGCTTTTGCCCTCACCTGAGGAACTCGACTCTTCGGGACGATTACCATCCGGTGAGCAGTTTCGCAGTTTTGATGAACTTAAAAACATCTTGACTGGGTCATACCGAGAGCGGATTGTCCGAAACATCGTATGCCAAATGACAAGCTACGCTTTATGCCGTCCAGTCGAATTGCACGATCAACCGACGATCGATCGTCTGACAAGTAATCTCTCAGACCCCAACGCGACATGGCGTGATTTAATCCACGGCGTAGCCACAAGCCTTCCTTTCAAACAAGCTTGCTTCCCGTTAGAACCAGGAGATACGACCAATGTTCACTCCGATTAA
- a CDS encoding DUF1552 domain-containing protein has protein sequence MFTPIKRRTFLKSAAGALIPLPFLNAMEASADPGPQGKPPQRFVALFKPNGVHPPSWNIAGGAEFDFKMAPMMMPFSKHRDDLILLDSIGDSGFSSHQASAQRFLSGRYRSGGSTSADNRSIDQIIADRIGTQTRQKSLELTTEGLFNERIECSYISYDKSGSPLPRDSDPQLIFDRLFRDPLVNPKKRQQMVSLLDRVGEQTRSLERRVGREDRQTLEAYLTVLRETEKRITKLSKEPIPRFDFAKFERPAIPADINEQVESMLDLIVLSLWTDSTRCVSYMLGNTNSRMVFDFLGVKKQHHYLSHFYRNFSRENLEDLYKVCLWHMEKFDYLLTRMKSFSDHNGTLLDHSVVLFGSGMGHSDSHTAQRIPTVLAGQCGGKLKTGRYLRHDRNQNPRSLHRSLLQLFDCDTTVIQDPSLRGLDGNSFDSYSEPHFDSWSRIKNDQIEAQGRLRLSENLAEANLYFLDISGQPSVEIKVTFKNMQNLQMPFYCGSPVRLRGTGRKEGHRIVITSLSTLDPLTINGRENRPK, from the coding sequence ATGTTCACTCCGATTAAGCGTCGAACATTTCTTAAGAGTGCTGCCGGTGCTCTTATTCCACTTCCATTTCTCAACGCGATGGAGGCGTCGGCAGATCCGGGACCTCAGGGTAAGCCACCTCAGCGATTTGTTGCCCTATTCAAGCCCAATGGAGTTCACCCTCCTTCCTGGAACATCGCAGGAGGAGCGGAGTTTGATTTCAAGATGGCGCCTATGATGATGCCATTTTCGAAACATCGTGATGATTTAATTCTGCTTGATAGCATCGGAGACAGCGGGTTTTCATCCCATCAAGCTTCCGCTCAACGTTTCTTGTCGGGGAGGTACCGCAGCGGGGGAAGTACGTCGGCAGACAATCGGTCAATTGATCAAATAATAGCCGATAGAATAGGTACGCAGACACGCCAGAAGTCTTTGGAATTGACAACTGAAGGCCTTTTTAATGAACGCATCGAATGTAGCTATATTTCTTACGACAAATCCGGTAGCCCTTTGCCTCGTGATAGCGATCCGCAATTAATCTTTGATCGATTATTTCGCGATCCCTTGGTCAATCCCAAGAAGCGTCAGCAAATGGTCAGTTTGCTCGATCGTGTGGGAGAGCAAACACGCTCTCTGGAACGTCGTGTTGGTCGAGAAGATCGACAGACACTTGAGGCTTACCTAACAGTCCTGAGAGAGACGGAAAAACGGATCACAAAACTTTCGAAAGAACCGATTCCGCGATTTGATTTCGCAAAGTTCGAACGCCCTGCCATCCCAGCTGATATCAACGAGCAGGTCGAATCAATGTTAGATCTCATTGTCCTATCGCTCTGGACAGATTCTACCCGGTGTGTGTCCTACATGCTGGGGAACACAAACAGTCGAATGGTGTTTGACTTCCTAGGGGTCAAAAAGCAGCATCATTATCTTTCCCATTTCTACCGAAATTTCAGCCGTGAGAATCTAGAGGACTTGTATAAAGTTTGCTTGTGGCACATGGAAAAGTTCGACTATCTGCTAACTCGCATGAAGTCCTTTTCTGATCACAACGGCACCTTGCTGGATCACTCGGTTGTCTTATTCGGTTCTGGAATGGGCCACAGCGATTCGCACACAGCTCAGCGCATTCCTACCGTTCTAGCCGGGCAATGTGGTGGGAAACTGAAGACCGGCCGGTATCTGCGTCACGACCGAAATCAGAACCCTAGAAGTTTGCATCGCTCACTTTTGCAACTTTTCGATTGCGATACGACTGTCATTCAGGACCCTAGCCTTCGTGGCCTTGATGGAAATTCCTTTGATTCGTACTCAGAACCTCATTTTGATAGCTGGTCGAGAATTAAGAACGACCAAATTGAGGCACAAGGTCGATTGAGGCTTTCAGAGAACCTTGCGGAAGCGAACCTTTACTTTCTCGATATCTCAGGACAGCCATCAGTAGAGATCAAAGTCACTTTTAAGAACATGCAGAATTTACAGATGCCCTTCTATTGCGGTAGTCCTGTGCGACTAAGGGGAACAGGCCGCAAGGAGGGACATAGAATCGTGATCACTTCTCTAAGTACACTGGATCCCCTTACGATCAATGGACGTGAGAACAGACCCAAGTAA
- a CDS encoding 3-keto-disaccharide hydrolase: protein MASDSDQFTPLFNGKDLAGWSGAVDEYVVLDGTLRCKPGKSGTLYSREVFGNFVVRMEFKLPPGGNNGVAIRYPGSGLPSSAGMCEIQILDNQHPKYAEIDARQVHGSAYGMIAAKTGFLRPVGQWNFQEITVTGSRIKVELNGTVILDGDLSQVKEFMNDKEHPGKDRREGHLGLAGHRDPVAFRNIVIKRLP, encoded by the coding sequence TTGGCGAGCGATAGCGATCAATTCACACCGCTCTTCAATGGCAAGGATTTAGCTGGCTGGTCGGGCGCCGTCGACGAGTACGTAGTTCTTGATGGTACGTTGCGCTGCAAGCCAGGTAAGTCGGGAACACTTTACAGCCGTGAAGTGTTTGGGAACTTCGTCGTTCGGATGGAATTCAAGCTTCCTCCAGGCGGTAACAACGGAGTTGCAATTCGCTATCCCGGTTCGGGCCTTCCTTCGTCCGCGGGAATGTGTGAGATCCAGATTCTTGACAATCAACATCCCAAGTACGCCGAGATTGACGCACGGCAAGTTCATGGCTCGGCCTATGGCATGATCGCTGCCAAGACAGGCTTCCTACGTCCGGTGGGGCAGTGGAACTTTCAGGAAATTACTGTCACGGGATCACGCATTAAAGTAGAGCTCAACGGCACGGTGATCCTTGATGGCGATCTCTCACAGGTAAAGGAGTTTATGAACGACAAGGAGCACCCAGGTAAGGACCGCCGAGAAGGGCATTTGGGGCTTGCCGGTCATAGGGATCCTGTCGCATTCCGGAATATCGTCATCAAGCGTTTGCCATGA
- a CDS encoding DUF1592 domain-containing protein: MAISENTIDRHQYHAIPYGASLAICVALLLTYGQTPAFGQNSETSPIKRFFEANCFDCHSGSSTEGGLDLEVLSLDLGRPEVFELWTKIHDRVESGDMPPRDFDQPNAAARESFLEMVNSGISSFQANIYYKYGRVRGRRLNRKQVESSLHDLLGIDIPLVPYLLVDGESKGFSTVVDGQEMSDFHLSAHLKTLNIALDEAFRRALTSEEKIGILLGPEEIGARGGTFNEPTMWEGKAVAWSAPLNMRLYGVIPATRVSSAGWYECTVRVSTINPPESGGVWTAIRSSAGGIDQTYRNYALVEAEPKSKTVRFTAWIPEGHKLVIRPCDRSIRQERITGAKKLIYPDQVGKLGLAGVSIESITMRKVYIRDDKQVRKNLFGDLPIRITRGSDRPFRVISTSPERDAHRLISEFARHAHRRPLTDEEIAPFVAEVDASFEKGEDLVTALRRGYLAILSSPRFLYFVETPGQLDDYELATRLSYFLTNSTPDETLLRLAESGQLRDINVLRMQIQRLLEEDGLNGFVNNFAAEWLDLDQFNFTTPDLADFPTYDPIVEQSLLSETESFLVKLFRDNLSVTNLVDSEFAMVNSRLAKYYNIENVSGDEIRPVELPPNSPRGGLLTQGAILKVTSDGKTTSPVIRGVWISERLMGVHIPPPSAAVPAIEPDTRGATTIREQLIKHRSDSACAACHSKIDPPGFVLESFDAAGGFRTHYKIGRGSRKKQGQLVQTAYYLPGGKRFKDINDFKRILAEEPEMLARNLIEKLLVYGTGNPIEFADRPVIDDLVERSKSVDYGIYSILELVIASPLFLHK, translated from the coding sequence ATGGCAATTTCCGAAAACACGATTGACCGACATCAATATCACGCGATTCCATACGGCGCCTCGCTCGCAATATGCGTGGCTTTACTCCTGACATACGGTCAGACGCCTGCGTTTGGTCAAAACAGCGAAACCTCCCCTATTAAACGGTTTTTTGAAGCGAACTGCTTCGACTGCCACTCCGGCTCATCTACCGAAGGAGGCCTTGACCTGGAAGTCCTATCTCTCGATCTGGGACGTCCTGAAGTGTTCGAACTATGGACGAAGATCCACGACCGGGTGGAGTCTGGTGATATGCCACCAAGAGATTTCGACCAACCCAATGCCGCCGCTAGGGAGTCGTTCTTAGAAATGGTGAATTCGGGAATCTCCTCTTTCCAAGCAAACATTTATTACAAATATGGGCGTGTTCGTGGACGTCGCTTGAACCGCAAGCAAGTCGAAAGCTCCCTGCATGACTTGTTGGGCATAGATATTCCGCTAGTTCCCTACTTGCTAGTGGACGGGGAGTCGAAAGGGTTTTCAACGGTCGTCGATGGACAGGAGATGTCAGATTTTCATTTGAGTGCTCATTTGAAAACATTGAATATTGCCTTAGACGAAGCCTTTCGACGGGCATTAACCTCGGAAGAGAAGATCGGAATTCTTCTTGGGCCTGAGGAGATCGGTGCTAGAGGTGGAACGTTTAATGAACCAACCATGTGGGAAGGAAAAGCCGTTGCTTGGTCGGCCCCGCTAAATATGCGCCTTTATGGAGTGATCCCTGCGACCCGTGTTTCATCCGCCGGCTGGTACGAATGTACGGTACGCGTTTCAACAATCAATCCGCCGGAGTCCGGTGGAGTATGGACGGCGATTCGAAGTAGTGCGGGAGGCATCGATCAAACCTATCGCAATTATGCACTTGTAGAAGCCGAGCCAAAGAGCAAGACGGTCCGATTTACAGCTTGGATCCCTGAAGGGCACAAGCTGGTAATTCGCCCATGTGATCGAAGCATTCGACAAGAGCGCATAACTGGCGCTAAAAAGCTAATCTATCCGGATCAAGTTGGTAAGCTTGGCCTCGCAGGTGTCTCGATTGAATCGATAACTATGCGTAAAGTTTACATCCGTGATGACAAGCAAGTTCGCAAGAATCTATTCGGCGATCTGCCAATTCGTATTACCAGAGGCAGTGATAGACCTTTTCGGGTCATCAGTACTTCGCCCGAAAGGGACGCGCATCGGTTGATTTCAGAATTCGCCCGCCATGCTCATCGGAGGCCACTTACCGATGAAGAAATAGCACCATTCGTAGCTGAGGTCGATGCATCCTTTGAAAAAGGTGAAGACTTAGTGACAGCACTGCGTCGCGGCTACTTGGCCATATTGAGTTCACCACGATTCTTGTACTTCGTGGAAACTCCCGGTCAGCTCGATGACTATGAATTAGCAACACGACTAAGCTACTTCCTGACCAATAGTACTCCTGACGAAACCCTGCTTCGCTTGGCGGAATCCGGCCAACTGCGAGATATCAACGTACTGAGGATGCAGATCCAGCGTCTTCTCGAGGAAGACGGTCTGAACGGTTTCGTCAATAATTTTGCTGCCGAATGGCTTGATCTGGATCAGTTCAATTTTACCACGCCTGACCTCGCAGACTTTCCTACCTATGATCCGATTGTCGAACAGTCTTTGCTCTCAGAGACAGAATCCTTTCTTGTGAAGTTGTTTCGCGATAACCTGAGCGTTACGAACTTGGTAGATTCCGAATTCGCCATGGTGAATAGCCGCTTGGCAAAATACTACAACATCGAAAATGTAAGCGGCGATGAAATTAGACCCGTAGAGCTGCCTCCTAACTCTCCTCGAGGTGGCCTATTGACTCAGGGAGCCATCTTGAAGGTAACGAGTGACGGTAAAACAACCTCACCTGTTATACGTGGAGTCTGGATTTCTGAACGACTAATGGGCGTTCATATACCACCCCCATCGGCGGCTGTTCCCGCGATTGAACCCGATACCCGTGGTGCAACAACCATTCGTGAGCAACTAATTAAGCATCGCTCAGACAGCGCCTGCGCGGCGTGTCATAGTAAGATTGATCCACCAGGATTCGTATTGGAAAGCTTCGATGCGGCTGGCGGGTTTCGTACCCACTACAAGATCGGTCGTGGATCTCGGAAAAAACAAGGACAGCTCGTTCAAACCGCTTATTACCTCCCAGGCGGAAAGAGATTTAAGGACATAAACGACTTCAAACGGATACTTGCAGAAGAGCCAGAAATGCTGGCACGTAATCTCATCGAAAAACTGCTTGTATACGGAACAGGAAACCCGATTGAGTTTGCTGATCGCCCTGTGATCGACGACCTCGTCGAGCGTTCGAAATCAGTCGATTACGGAATCTATTCCATACTCGAGCTTGTCATTGCAAGCCCTCTATTTCTCCATAAATAG
- a CDS encoding DUF1552 domain-containing protein: protein MQALYFSINSPIFPLPIPAIAPFEKGETMPPRKVYFNFRRKLDRRTLLRGAGVAMALPWLSAMENTFGASQSTNVPRRFVAFSQPYSFLPGNFFPEGEGVNYTPSRYLQEMREIRDEFTVISGCYHPGVFGGHFSEASLLSAAPFQVNGVTRKTISIDQLLASQLGSATRLQSLVLSCNGTQSSSVTSNGAMVPAESSASKIFHELFVDDTPAERSRKLQQLQHQKSVLDRVSEDAKSLARKLGAGDRNQLEAYFYSVRELEKRIHNMETWVDASKPKVTMAAPSKTPGELEQFRTMCDLMRLALETDSTRFAVLSIGFGKGVPDFPGISERYHNLTHHGKNAENLKQLALIETEIIRTFTQFVSSLKKTQGSHGPLLDSTSTLLLSNLGNAASHSVRDLPVLLAGGGFKHGQHIKQNNYPLANLFLSIAQRTGLEIDSFGSSTGTMQGLEPV from the coding sequence TTGCAAGCCCTCTATTTCTCCATAAATAGCCCAATCTTTCCCTTGCCTATTCCTGCCATTGCTCCATTTGAAAAAGGCGAAACCATGCCACCTCGCAAAGTCTACTTCAACTTTCGTCGAAAACTCGATCGCCGCACGCTCTTGCGTGGGGCTGGAGTGGCCATGGCCCTGCCGTGGCTTAGTGCGATGGAGAACACGTTTGGTGCAAGTCAGTCGACAAATGTGCCAAGGCGTTTTGTTGCCTTCTCTCAGCCTTATAGTTTTCTCCCTGGCAACTTTTTCCCAGAGGGCGAAGGGGTCAACTATACCCCCTCGCGGTACCTGCAGGAGATGAGAGAAATCCGCGATGAATTCACGGTTATATCAGGCTGTTATCATCCCGGCGTATTCGGCGGCCATTTCTCGGAAGCCAGTTTGCTTTCTGCAGCGCCTTTCCAAGTCAATGGTGTGACGCGCAAAACGATTTCTATCGACCAGCTACTAGCGTCGCAACTTGGAAGTGCGACCAGGCTTCAATCGCTAGTCTTGTCATGCAATGGGACGCAGAGTTCCTCGGTTACGTCAAACGGCGCCATGGTTCCTGCTGAATCCTCAGCCTCCAAGATTTTCCACGAACTATTCGTAGACGATACACCAGCCGAACGTAGTCGCAAGTTGCAACAACTCCAGCATCAGAAAAGTGTGCTGGATCGCGTCTCTGAAGATGCCAAATCCTTGGCTCGCAAACTAGGAGCTGGCGATCGTAATCAACTGGAAGCCTATTTCTACAGCGTCCGAGAATTGGAAAAACGTATCCATAACATGGAAACGTGGGTAGATGCATCGAAACCCAAAGTCACCATGGCCGCACCAAGTAAAACTCCTGGAGAACTTGAACAGTTCCGCACTATGTGCGACCTGATGCGTCTAGCCCTAGAAACCGACTCAACGCGTTTTGCGGTCTTGAGTATTGGATTTGGAAAAGGAGTCCCAGATTTCCCAGGGATAAGTGAGAGGTACCACAATTTGACGCATCATGGAAAAAATGCAGAGAACCTGAAGCAATTGGCTCTTATCGAAACAGAAATTATTCGTACCTTCACTCAGTTTGTATCTTCATTGAAAAAGACGCAGGGCAGTCATGGTCCCTTACTCGATTCGACGTCCACGCTTCTACTTAGCAACCTCGGCAACGCCGCGTCGCACAGCGTCCGCGACCTACCTGTACTATTAGCCGGCGGTGGTTTCAAGCACGGGCAGCACATCAAACAAAACAACTATCCGCTAGCCAATCTGTTCTTGTCGATTGCTCAACGAACGGGCCTCGAGATTGATTCTTTTGGTTCAAGCACCGGCACCATGCAAGGGCTCGAACCAGTCTAG